Below is a window of Gossypium hirsutum isolate 1008001.06 chromosome A12, Gossypium_hirsutum_v2.1, whole genome shotgun sequence DNA.
TGAAGAACCCATACCTGTTGAATCCAGGATAGACAAATATCAAACAAATCTTGCTCCATAAGAAATTGCACAATAGCGTGCAAGGCTTCATTTGCTATCTCATTTGACAGTTGATCAACCATAGGGCCTGATCTATCCATCAGCTTTATAAGCAAGAGATCATCCCCTGTAGAGAGAACTTCTGCATAGGCAGAGTCCATATCACCTACTTGAAGGGCATGCATTGCATTGCTCCAAGAAGTCCAgacattgcattgcattgcattgcaggGCAGAGTCCCCTTGTTTCGAGTTTCTGAAAGAATTCAGGATTCAACTCTCTGTCTGTTAATGCAggtgatttcttctttaaaattaCAACTGCTTTGTCAATAATGCTTCCACCTTTGCCTTCAGAAACAGAATCTGAAGTCTGTGTTTTTTTATCACCCGCACTTGGATCTTTGGAGCCATTCTTTTCTGATGATTCAGCTGACTGAGCATTGTCACCATCTACAGCATTGAAACAAGTTTAATCCAATAAGATGAATGACCTATACATCAGAAGGACAACCCGTAACACTTAACTGACACACTTACCATGAGACAAGGCTTTCAGGTCATCTGCAGCTCCATCTTCCCCTTTTCCTGCAATCTTCTTCCATAATTGCAATGCTTCTGTCATGCTATCTCTCACAGGTTTCATCTGGTTGACCAATGATTAAACGTTACAATAGAATAAAATTTCCATGAGGCAGTGTTGAGTAATGTAAATCTGTCATATCTGCACCATTAGAAGAGATGATAGTGAAAGGACTTCAATCCTAACCTTGCTTAATCATAATGTGCTAGCTGAAAGTCCCTTGAAAACCAATTTAGAAAGCATGGATGCATACAGTCCAAACCCACATTTTCTATTAGTCTAAATTCTGTCACACAATTAACCCTAGGATTTCTAATTATATCAAGTTCCTACAAAAAAAAGGAAATCTATGTGGAGGATATACATGTTTTCCCGAAGCAAAGTGACCAGATCAACACATGTAATGAAGAAAAGAAAGTACATGGTCTGGCACCAGTCATGTCCAAAATATGTATCAAAATTTCACAATGAAATCATACACAAGGCATTGATGTAaaagtaatatacatatatataagtatgtatgcatgcatgcaagaaAAATGACTCCAAAAAGCTACCCTATCAAAGCGACAACCCTCAAGTATGGTTATTGTCGAAGATGCTCTATCTGCAATCAAGTTGCTTGAATGCAGTGCCAATGCACTTAAAGAATCTGCAGCTGCCTTTCTCGTCGCCCAATCTGTGCTCCCAAGGCATTCGTGGATGCTTAGCTGCAATGCTTCCAAGCTCTGAGGTGCAATTGCTCCCACCTACATGGTCATCATAAATTTACAgaacttcaattttcttttcctatttttTGACCAAAAAAACAAATTGTTCCTATTTGTGGAATTTTCCATATCTATTCCCCACCTAGCTACCTAATTCACATGATCAAATAAAACAAGATCTACAATACCAGCCAAAAAAAATAAGCACAAAGTAAACAATAAAGAAACTACAAGATATTCATTTACGATGATACTTGACATCCACAAAACCAACAACATAAATCATCAATATCCTtatgaatcaaacacaaaacaacTGCAATACACAAACCTGTGACAAACTTGCCACTACTGGCAAAAGGGAAGCCTTGGCCATAAAATTCTGGTTATTCAACAGCTTGCAGATCCTTGGACACAGTTTCTGAAAAGCAGGCAAAGGAGGATCAGATGCACATTCCACCATCTTAGCCATACACGTCGATGCACCAGATTGTACCCCTTTGTTCTGCTCCCCCATTGCTTCAAACAACGGCTTTACAAACAATCCCACCATATTCCCCCCACTCTCCCCTTTCAAATACTGCCCTGAAAGCGCCCCTATTGAATCGCGGCAAGCATCTTTCACCCCAGAATCAGCATCTTTCAGCCTTTTAACAATGTGGGCAACGATTTTAGTCAAATGGGAAGCTGCCAATTCACCATGGCAATTACATAGCACTGAAAGTAACCTCAAAGATTCTTTCTTCACAGCTTGTTTTGGATCATTTGAAGAATCAAAAAGGCAATTGAGTAACATGGGAAATGATTCGGGAGACAGAGTTTGGATGGTcttttcaagttcttcaacagCAATTTGGTAAGTATCACGGTCAGAGAGCTTGGAAAGTGAGGTTAAAATCCTTTGCTTTAGCTCTACCATTGCAAGGTGAGATGACACTGAAGAAGGTTTAACAGGGTTTGAAGGAGGAGCTAAAGTTGAAACCTTTGAAGGTTTTTTTCCTGAGATCTAAAGAGagtgaagaaaaaaagaaattatttttttcctgGATTCGAGATTTGGCGAAAAAGGGGATAAAAGGGATCATTCAACAGACAACTGTGAAGGATACAAGATAGAATCAAAATGCAGGAGAATTCAAAATTTATcccaaaaaaaccctaatttcaacagACAAAACCCACCATAGTTGAAGAACACAATTCTGTTTTTTGTCGACAAAACAATCatgagaaagaaaattaaaaatccaaattaagtaaaaaaagagaagaaacacTTGCCGCTTCTGTTGATGTTGGCGAAAGATGCCAAGATGCCAAGATGAAAGTCGGCGAAAGATCTGAGCGGGTGGAGGTTTGGTTCACTGGCAACTTctgttgatgttgggagggagagggagagagtgGGGGTGGAGATCGATTTCGGCTGGGAAGGGTAAAACAGACACCGATTAGCTGATCCTTGCTTTTGGAAGGGATTGGGAATCGGTGTTAAAGCAGAGAAAATATGGATTACATCCGTAACGTAATAGGAGTGTATTAAGGcaatacactgaaccaaacatgAGTTTATGTGGggccaccgattaggggtgtattggcatagccaatacatccaaccaaacatgctcttagtaatttttgagtattttacaatttaatccttaaattcatgaaaaatttaataattattattatatcacTTTACACTTCATTACTATCACATAATActtcatttaattctttaatcacAATATTGGTTTCACATAACACCTTTTGTatgatttacaatttagtcatctCTATAGTAATTTCACTATACTACATTTATTCACTTATCAATttatgacaaataaataaattttcactatttgtaatttaatccttaggTTCATAAAATTCACTAAACACTAAATTATCACTTTATCATTTCTTACATTACTAACATACCTTTATTTACATATTCACTACTAAATTCAATATTCATAATCAtatcttatttattttcatattaaaattttaaatactcaaACATTCAAAATAAAGTAAACAAACATGAATTCAATTCAGTACTTACTTATTTCTTCACTCAAACTCAATTTTTCTATTCACTTTCCTATGctttctttcactttctctttcAACTAATTGactttaatgatagaaaatgatcTCATCGCACTCTAGGATAGAGGTGTACATGGGTCGGGCTACCTGGCCTGGCGTCCGAAAAataggagggttcgggtaaaaatataggcccaaaatatgagtttgagcaaaaaacgaggcccatttagaaaatgggttgggcctcgggtaaaacttttttattttttattttttaatcatctttacattttattttcaattttaatataaccactttttattatatttttaatttgtgtattgttttaagaattgtttttgTCTcactttttatttgtttcttgttttaatatttttttatatttttaaatgtatttgatttattatattttaaagtttttatttaacaaaataagctaaaaaaatttaatatgggccgggccaggccagGCTCaggcttaacaattttattttggaCTGAGATtgaacaaatttttaggcccatattttgggctggGCCCGAGCCCGGGCCTAaaaaatgagtctaaaattttgtatgggcccgacccatgcacacctctactcTAGGATATGAAATTAAGCTGTGATTTTAAAGTAAAACTCAAgaaaaattcatgaatttttttttccttttctctctttctttctttatttcgtTAGTTCTCCTTGCCCTTGCTGCTTGCTGCCATCCCATGCCAAACTCATATATAGAAAATTctacaattttcttttcttttaatttcgtCTTTATTTTCCACCAACCAATCAAATTTCaacaagttttatttttaattaccaTATTTCCCCCTAAAATTTACACCTCACTAGCACAGGGATTTTAATCCTACCATTATGTCTgcaaatatcaattaaaatgctaaaatttcattcaagtctgtaacaccccctacacGTATTCtgagcctagaatagggtacgagacattaccgaacttaataCAATCAATCATGTcaaaatcagccataaaatttcttctaaattaaaaactttcatacatatgtttaacgtcccttatatgggcctacggggcccaaaacatacattcggggtggttcgggaccaaaccgtaaacatatgaaacttttgcaaaatttagaaaattttcacactttggagagtcacacgcccgtgttttcaacccgtgtaactctctgtttataacttcatcaccattgtcagtcgtacacttcatataaataacaagaaacatgtatgggctcaattctcattaaatttctcatatatatatacacaatttcacgttgtgtaatcatacaacatatatcagccatatctctgtcatctaaatatattttcataacaacttatcttgatttcatactatttcatatttaagcttaaataaccaaagtatttgaaatatcatctttatgcaaatagtacacgTGAGGTATATAActccataattatgaatgaacacatttatcaaacattttccatattcatatatcaatgtctcatgtctccatatatcaataaccgtcattttcatgaatttcaagttcaatttcataattatttgtctcgtgtttaatttattccatgtcggaactttattcattaaaacatttgaattatcaatacatatggacagtacattcaagatgaacaattatataatcacaaattaattcatttatcaaccaagttctatactcatgtcttatcaactcgtacttccttatatcacataattccatgtaacacttaccaaactttgtcaaattagtgaacgtcttacggaattggtCTACATCGATATGCACTCAATTTCACTAATAATCACTGATGCATAGCAGAGCTATGGTCTTACCTCTTCATTTTTCATTATGCCATGGTGAAACCATggacttatccgtcaattcatcatttttttactaaaatgccatagctcagctatggtcttacatcttatacacatatcacaccgatgccatatcccagatatggtcttacacaaatgCACTTATCACtccgatgccatatcccatatatgatTTTAcacggaaatcacttgtcacttgtagccgaagctaccactattcactgatcaggtagctgaagctaccacttttcactgatcaggtaactgaaactaccacttttcacttgtcattagTCCTTAATcggataagtgtagccgaagctatcacttatcactttcacttgttcttgatcagataagtgtagccgaagctatcattTATCTCTTTCACTtgttcttgatcagataagtgtagtcgaagctatcacttatcacttgttgccatggtccaaccatggtcttttccgtcaattcatattgTCACTGAACTAAAGTGTTCaaattgatcatttattcaattttcatacttttacattattcacgattttatcatcaatacatatgaaataacacatcatgaaatcataaaattaacaaatgatcactaaaatttagcatataaactcacaagttcgatttttatattaaaacgataatcataatttcataataaatgttccaaataaaacattatatcatttataattcaacatttatcgattgtaatcgggcatgtgatcaatttatacacgattCATTCATATATTactcctcctcctcctccgcctctccatccacatccttagtataaataacacacttgtaagtaatattatctataatttttactatttacttatatgaatattcaagctgtccatctgtgtcatagtcactaaattatttttatcttgagctacagaactcaaaattaagatccggtaattttccctgaaactagacttacgtatcttcttaccataaaattttcagaatttttggtttaaccaataagtacagtttattctttaaaggtGCCCCTGTTTTGttgtttgacagttctgacccttcttcactaaaaattaattatctcctcgtacaggattcgaaCAATATTCTCATttctttctcttgaaaataaactcattcaggattctaaacatatgaatttaagcccctaattatttttatccaattttttatgattttataaattaaaaacaggggaacccgaaatcattttgaccttgtctcacaaaatttatttatatttcatgatttacaattccattgcttacatcgtttcttctataagaaaatagactcaataagctttaatttcatattttatttatcctctaattagatttatttaatttttggtgatttttcaaagttagactactgctgctgtccaaaacagttttagtggaatatgttgatttccattttgcccgaaatttcacagttcatacaattcagtccttgctcaattaacccctcaattgagataatttttctcaattaatactttattatatcattttaaactacttcataacccttgaaaattataattttagcactagactttatttccaaactctttcacaattaggtcctaaaatcaatttccatcaattgtacttaataaaatcatcatatatcaaaatttaagcttcaattatatgtttattcatcatataattccagcactcatccataaaaactttaaaaattagccatggaatcaaaaactaatgaaatagtaagctggacccaattgtaaaagtccaaaaacataaaaatttcaaggagaaagcaagaattgaacttacatgaagctagagtatgaaaaccagcctgaaccctcctccatggctatttttcagctgatgaatatgaagagaaatgaagagaattctagatattccaatttagtcccatttttatttagctaattttggtaattttccaaatttgctCTTATTTCActcatttcctgatttttctcagctattgccgcccaaaatatctcctttgggcttattttcactttaggtccttcctcatttgacaattgagctatttaatcattttagcaacttttacacattttctaatttagtcctttttatttaattaaccatccaaacgtcaaaattttctaacgaaattttaatactatttttttgacacttcgtaaatattcataaaaatatttatggctcagtttataacACCGAGATCTCGGtacctctttttctcaatttcttgaccaaataaatctttataaaacacaatttactatttcaaaaatcttttaaaaaccacatttgactcgtaaatattaaataatataatctacgagtTCATTTGTCGAATTTGATGGTCTTGAACTCCTATTTTCGACATTGCTGAAATTCGGGCTATTACAAAGTCCTTTTCTCATAAAATGGGGAATTTACACTTTAGCCACTATACTTTCCACcactattcaaattagtccatacTTTAATTTTCCAACTTCACACATCAATACATATTcatgtaaaaatcataaaattatttattcaatttcacCTCCTTTCAAAAAAAGTCAATGCACTTTAATCCttcaacttttacaaatttttaactTAGTCCTTACTAAATTATACTTTCCCTTCAAACACTTAATTCATTCTTAAAATAATTATCTTTTCTCAAAGCCTAAAATTTTGGATTATTACATAAACGGTATTATATTTCAATATAATCAGATGTTATATATAATGTATTGTTCACTTAATATATTTAAGTTTTGAGGGGGAAGTTACATAAACGATCACAGTTGCAATTGCAAATAATGCATTTGAATAACTATAACTAGAATTGATCATTGTGAAGCATGATCAGATTGATAATTAGAATATTTCCAAACCTTTACcataataaatatgtaaaatgTCGACATATAGTAGGACATAAACCAGaataaatataaatcaagaaCCTACACATGGTTTTATATAGAGTGAAACTCGAACCTAGGATCTTAAAGTTCTCATGACTTTAACTTTTCCATTAAGCTAAGGCCTTGTTAAAAGATGCCAACTTTATCAGGAGAAGTCTGCAAAGTGTTATTTGTTGGGAGATGACAAACCCCTAAGcgagtttatattatttttggtgggGGGTTATCTCTCGACTCTAATGAGAACTTGAGTGCTTGAAGAACAACGAGTTTACAGAAAGAGAGCGCTTCATCAAGTGCCCAATAAGAAAATATAACATTAACTTTTAAGATAATTCTTTTACTATTATATCTTAATCAAATTTTCTATTAGAAtcttcttaataaataatttaataaaggttaatatataatcgaattaaatataatttaaaatatttaattttgattgaattgaaatataattcTTATGAAAGAAGCAAACTATATTTAATTATACATCATTTCAATATGCagttaaattttcattattttgacgTTAAAATAGATaggaaatatataaataaataataacaaatggcataattatttttatttaaaatttgcttaataaataGATTTAAAGGAGTAATGAGATTTTATTTAATCATAAGtagaaaatttttaaaccatAGAGATAAATGTATTTTACTTGAGAAGGTAAGTGtcttttacccttaatttatatttatttta
It encodes the following:
- the LOC107937860 gene encoding LOW QUALITY PROTEIN: microtubule-associated protein TORTIFOLIA1-like (The sequence of the model RefSeq protein was modified relative to this genomic sequence to represent the inferred CDS: deleted 2 bases in 1 codon), which encodes MVELKQRILTSLSKLSDRDTYQIAVEELEKTIQTLSPESFPMLLNCLFDSSNDPKQAVKKESLRLLSVLCNCHGELAASHLTKIVAHIVKRLKDADSGVKDACRDSIGALSGQYLKGESGGNMVGLFVKPLFEAMGEQNKGVQSGASTCMAKMVECASDPPLPAFQKLCPRICKLLNNQNFMAKASLLPVVASLSQVGAIAPQSLEALQLSIHECLGSTDWATRKAAADSLSALALHSSNLIADRASSTITILEGCRFDRMKPVRDSMTEALQLWKKIAGKGEDGAADDLKALSHDGDNAQSAESSEKNGSKDPSAGDKKTQTSDSVSEGKGGSIIDKAVVILKKKSPALTDRELNPEFFQKLETRGLCPAMQCNAIWTSWSNAMHALQVGDMDSAYAEVLSTGDDLLLIKLMDRSGPMVDQLSNEIANEALHAIVQFLMEQDLFDICLSWIQQLVKVVIENGHDVLGITMELKKELLLNLHEAASTMDPPENWEGAVPDQLLLQLASAWKIELQQFDK